A region of Vitis vinifera cultivar Pinot Noir 40024 chromosome 13, ASM3070453v1 DNA encodes the following proteins:
- the LOC100240985 gene encoding uncharacterized protein LOC100240985 isoform X2, producing the protein MPPEPLPWDRKDFFKERKHERSESLGFSARWRDSHQGSREFARWGSAEVRRPPGHGKQGGWHIFPEESGHGFVPSRSSDKMVEDENSRPFTTRGDGNGKYSRNNREIRGSFSQKDWKGHPLETGNASPNMSGRSLAINDQRSVDDMLIHSDFVNGWDQLQLKDQHDKMGSVNGLGTGQRAERENSLSSIDWKPLKWTRSGSLSSRGSGFSHSSSSKSMGVDSNEARGDLQPRNVTPVQSPSGDAVACVASTAPSEETSSRKKPRLGWGEGLAKYERKKVEGPDESVNKNGIVFCTSNGESTHSLNSNLADKSPRVMGFSDCASPATPSSVACSSSPGMEEKSFSKAGNVDNDTSTLSGSPGPVSLNHLDGFSFILESLEPNQIANLGFSPIELLQSDDPSSVDSNFMRSTAMSKLLIWKGDISKSLEMTESEIDTLENELKSLKSGSGSSCPCPAASSSFPVEGKAKPCEEQGAASNLILRPAPLQIVPPGDMMTDKTLLGSDAMEDAHAEVKDEDIDSPGTATSKFVEPPCLVKTASPSDMVIQGECSGNLKITRSTNMEVELLVSGPNVEETGISTSGGDSRLLVESKTGARVSGDMGVLDDEEDKIYNLILASNKDCANRASEVFNKLLPQNQCQNDILGAANFACRQNDSLIKQKFAMRKRFLRFKEKVITLKFRVSQHVWKEDMRLLSIRKYRAKSQKKFELSLRTSHCGYQKHRSSIRSRFSSPGNLSPVPTAEMINYTSKMLSESQMKLCRNILKMPALILDKKEKTASRFISSNGLVEDPCAVENERTMINPWTAEEKEIFMDKLAIFGKEFKKIASFLDHKTTADCVEFYYKNHKSDCFEKTKKKLELRKQGKSLSATTYLVTSGKKWNREMNAASLDMLGAASVMAARAGDSMENLQTCPGKFLLGAHHDYRTPHGDNGVVERSSSYDIIRNERETVAADVLAGICGSLSSEAMSSCITSSLDPGEGYRELRQKVGSGVKRPLTPEVTQSIDEETCSDESCGEMDPADWTDEEKCIFVQAVSSYGKDFAKISRCVRTRSRDQCKVFFSKARKCLGLDLIHPGPNVGTPESDDANGGGSDTEDACVVEAGSVICSNKSGSKMEEDSLLSVLNINPDESDFSGMKNLQTDLNRSYENNGIGRVDHKDDETVTNLVSDKCHQLEKTEQVFGDSNSLNGIDSKSLTLHVEKNGPCTKMEMDHESVSAVEATDPSDRSNAVSQAEDLTEGNLLPETSLNVRREENNDADTSGQMSLKCTVKDSEVKENALHQVPNSTSCPRFIFNSGCQDQVSVELDNQKPGVISLLQESSLMAEDSVPKDSSVIQYEKTLDQGMSPSTLDLKETKDKNKSIGVDEYHQHLSGHSLLNNAVNAELSQKVGGCPLQTPPKEDMNRDLSCKNPSSAAERLSKLDRDIQSSHSLAQDCYLQKCNGSKSHSLGTELPFLSQSLERTSNQTRAHGRSLSDTEKTSRNGDFKLFGQILSHPPSLQNPNSCSNENDDKGAHNPKLSSKSVNLKFTGHHCIDGNLGASKVDRNNYLGLENLPMSYGFWDGNRIQTGFSSLPDSTLLLAKYPAAFSNYPMSSSTKIEQQSLQTVVKSNERNLNGISVFPTRDMSSSNGVADYHQVFRGRDCTKLQPFTVDMKQRQDLFSEMQRRNGFEAVSSLQAPGRGMVGMNVVGRGGILVGGACTPSVSDPVAAIKMHYAKTTDQFGGQGGSIIRDDESWRGNGDIGR; encoded by the exons GCCATGGCAAGCAAGGAGGCTGGCACATCTTTCCTGAAGAATCAGGCCATGGTTTTGTACCTTCCCGGTCTAGTGATAAGATGGTAGAAGACGAAAATTCTAGGCCATTCACAACTCGTGGAGACGGGAATGGAAAATACAGCCGGAACAACAGGGAAATTAGAGGATCTTTTAGCCAGAAAGATTGGAAAGGTCATCCTTTGGAAACAGGCAATGCATCTCCAAACATGTCGGGAAGGTCTCTTGCTATAAATGATCAGAGGTCAGTCGACGATATGCTAATTCATTCTGATTTTGTAAACGGATGGGATCAACTTCAGTTGAAAGACCAACATGATAAGATGGGTAGTGTCAATGGGTTAGGCACAGGACAGAGAGCTGAGAGAGAGAACTCGTTGAGCTCTATTGATTGGAAGCCTCTAAAATGGACTCGGTCTGGAAGCTTGTCTTCACGGGGTTCTGGTTTCAGCCATTCAAGTAGCTCGAAGAGCATGGGGGTAGATTCTAATGAAGCCAGAGGAGACTTGCAGCCCAGAAATGTGACCCCCGTCCAGTCTCCTTCAGGGGATGCTGTTGCCTGTGTGGCATCTACTGCACCATCAGAAGAGACTTCTTCTAGGAAGAAGCCACGTCTTGGATGGGGGGAGGGGCTGGCAAAGTACGAGAGGAAGAAGGTTGAAGGTCCGGATGAAAGTGTGAACAAAAATGGCATTGTCTTCTGCACCAGTAATGGAGAGTCTACACATTCTCTCAACTCAAACTTGGCTGACAAGAGCCCTAGAGTTATGGGTTTCTCAGATTGTGCATCTCCGGCAACTCCATCTTCTGTTGCTTGTAGTTCTTCACCAG GTATGGAGGAAAAATCATTTAGCAAGGCTGGAAATGTTGATAATGATACTAGTACTTTAAGTGGTTCTCCTGGTCCTGTGTCTCTGAATCATCTTGATggattctcttttattttagaGAGTTTGGAGCCTAATCAAATAGCTAATTTGGGGTTTTCACCTATTGAGTTGCTGCAATCTGATGATCCAAGTTCAGTGGATTCTAATTTTATGAGATCTACTGCAATGAGTAAGTTGCTAATATGGAAAGGTGATATTTCAAAGTCCCTGGAGATGACTGAATCTGAAATTGATACACTTGAAAATGAACTCAAGTCATTGAAATCTGGGTCTGGAAGCAGTTGTCCTTGCCCAGCAGCTTCTAGCTCGTTTCCTGTGGAAGGTAAAGCAAAACCTTGTGAAGAGCAAGGAGCTGCCTCCAACCTAATCCTTAGGCCTGCTCCATTGCAAATTGTTCCGCCTGGTGATATGATGACAGATAAAACACTACTTGGTAGTGATGCCATGGAAGATGCTCATGCTGAAGTTAAAGATGAGGATATTGATAGTCCTGGAACTGCTACATCAAAATTTGTTGAACCACCATGTTTGGTGAAGACCGCTTCTCCATCTGATATGGTAATACAAGGTGAATGTTCTGggaatttgaaaataacaaGGTCCACAAACATGGAAGTTGAACTTTTGGTCTCTGGTCCAAATGTGGAAGAGACAGGCATATCTACTAGTGGAGGTGATAGCAGGTTGCTTGTTGAGAGTAAAACTGGTGCCCGTGTTTCAGGTGACATGGGTGTACTTGATGATGAGGAGGATaagatatataatttaatattggCTTCCAATAAGGATTGTGCAAATAGAGCTTCTGAAGTATTTAATAAGCTATTGCCACAGAATCAGTGTCAAAATGATATTTTAGGAGCTGCCAACTTCGCATGCAGACAGAATGATTCATtgattaaacaaaaatttgcAATGAGAAAGCGGTTCTTAAGATTCAAGGAGAAAGTTATTACACTTAAGTTTAGAGTCTCTCAGCATGTGTGGAAGGAAGATATGCGCTTGCTTTCTATTAGGAAATATCGTGCAAAATCTCAAAAGAAGTTTGAATTAAGCTTGAGGACATCACATTGTGGGTATCAGAAGCATCGGTCTTCCATTCGCTCTCGCTTCTCGTCTCCTG GGAATTTGAGTCCTGTCCCTACAGCTGAGATGATAAATTATACAAGCAAGATGCTTTCCGAATCCCAGATGAAGCTTTGCAGGAACATATTGAAGATGCCAGCTTTGATCTTGGATAAGAAGGAAAAGACAGCATCAAGATTTATTTCTAGTAATGGATTAGTTGAAGATCCATGCGCTGTTGAGAATGAAAGGACTATGATCAACCCTTGGACAGCAGAAGAGAAGGAAATTTTCATGGATAAGTTGGCCATCTTTGGGAAAGAATTCAAAAAGATTGCTTCTTTCCTTGATCACAAGACTACTGCTGATTGTGTCGAATTCTACTATAAAAACCACAAATCAGATtgttttgagaaaacaaagaagaagcTAGAGCTTAGAAAGCAAGGGAAGTCCTTATCTGCAACTACCTATTTGGTGACATCAGGGAAAAAATGGAATCGTGAGATGAATGCTGCCTCCCTTGATATGCTGGGTGCAGCTTCAGTGATGGCAGCTCGTGCTGGTGACAGTATGGAAAATCTGCAGACTTGCCCTGGAAAGTTCCTTTTAGGAGCTCACCATGACTATAGAACACCACATGGTGACAATGGTGTCGTAGAACGGTCTAGCAGTTATGATATTATTCGTAATGAGAGGGAAACTGTGGCTGCTGATGTTTTGGCTGGTATCTGTGGTTCCCTGTCATCAGAGGCAATGAGTTCTTGTATCACAAGTTCTCTTGATCCTGGAGAAGGATATCGTGAGTTGAGGCAAAAAGTGGGTTCTGGAGTGAAACGGCCTTTGACTCCTGAGGTTACACAGAGTATTGATGAGGAGACCTGTTCCGATGAGAGTTGTGGAGAGATGGATCCTGCTGATTGGACGGATGAGGAGAAATGTATCTTTGTGCAGGCAGTATCATCCTATGGTAAGGATTTTGCAAAGATATCACGATGTGTCAGAACAAGGTCCAGGGATCAATGCAAGGTCTTCTTTAGCAAGGCTCGTAAGTGCCTTGGATTAGATCTGATACATCCTGGGCCTAATGTAGGAACACCAGAGAGTGATGATGCCAATGGAGGAGGGAGTGACACAGAAGATGCCTGTGTTGTGGAAGCCGGCTCAGTTATCTGCAGCAATAAATCAGGCTCTAAGATGGAAGAGGACTCACTGTTGTCTGTTTTGAACATAAACCCCGACGAGTCTGACTTTTCAGGGATGAAGAATCTGCAGACTGACCTTAACAGGTCATATGAGAACAATGGAATTGGACGAGTGGATCATAAAGATGATGAGACTGTTACTAATTTGGTTTCTGATAAATGTCATCAGCTGGAAAAAACTGAGCAAGTTTTTGGAGACAGCAATTCATTGAATGGCATTGACAGCAAGTCTCTAACATTGCACGTAGAGAAAAATGGGCCTTGTACAAAAATGGAAATGGATCATGAATCTGTGTCTGCTGTAGAGGCAACTGACCCCTCTGACAGATCAAATGCTGTATCGCAGGCTGAAGATTTGACTGAAGGGAATCTGTTACCTGAAACTAGTTTGAATGtgagaagagaagaaaataatgatGCAGATACAAGTGGCCAAATGTCCTTAAAATGTACTGTGAAAGATTCAgaagtaaaggaaaatgcatTGCACCAGGTTCCCAATTCAACTTCTTGTCCAAGATTCATTTTTAACTCTGGATGCCAAGATCAAGTTTCTGTGGAGTTGGATAACCAGAAGCCTGGAGTCATCTCATTGCTGCAGGAGAGTTCTCTTATGGCTGAAGATTCTGTACCAAAAGATTCTTCAGTCATTCAGTATGAGAAAACCCTTGATCAAGGTATGTCTCCTTCAACTCTTGATTTGAAAGAGACAAAGGATAAGAATAAATCTATTGGTGTGGATGAATATCACCAGCATCTGTCAGGACATTCTTTATTGAACAATGCAGTCAATGCTGAATTGTCCCAGAAGGTTGGGGGCTGTCCATTGCAGACACCCCCAAAGGAAGATATGAATCGGGATCTCAGTTGCAAAAATCCTTCTAGTGCTGCTGAAAGGCTCTCTAAGTTGGACAGGGATATTCAATCCAGTCACTCTTTAGCACAAGATTGCTATCTTCAGAAATGTAATGGTTCAAAATCTCACAGTTTGGGGACTGAGCTTCCTTTCCTATCACAGAGTCTAGAACGAACAAGCAACCAAACAAGAGCCCATGGGCGTAGTTTGTCCGATACAGAGAAAACAAGCAGGAATGGTGATTTTAAACTGTTTGGTCAGATTCTCAGCCACCCCCCTTCTCTGCAGAACCCAAATTCCTGTAGCAATGAGAATGATGATAAGGGGGCCCATAATCCTAAGTTAAGCAGCAAATCAGTTAACCTGAAATTCACCGGTCATCACTGCATTGACGGAAATCTAGGTGCCTCGAAGGTAGATCGTAATAATTATTTGGGCCTTGAGAATCTTCCCATGAGTTATGGTTTTTGGGATGGGAACAGGATACAAACAGGTTTCTCATCATTACCTGATTCAACCTTACTGCTGGCAAAATATCCTGCTGCGTTTAGTAATTATCCAATGTCGTCTTCCACCAAAATAGAGCAGCAGTCCTTGCAGACAGTTGTGAAGAGTAATGAACGGAATTTGAATGGCATATCAGTTTTCCCAACGAGGGATATGAGTAGCAGCAATGGGGTGGCAGATTATCATCAGGTATTCAGGGGCCGAGATTGTACAAAATTGCAGCCATTCACAGTAGATATGAAGCAGCGGCAAGACCTGTTCTCTGAGATGCAGAGACGAAATGGTTTTGAAGCAGTATCAAGTTTGCAAGCACCTGGAAGGGGAATGGTAGGAATGAATGTAGTTGGGAGAGGGGGTATTCTGGTAGGTGGAGCATGCACCCCCAGTGTTTCAGATCCAGTGGCCGCCATCAAAATGCACTATGCTAAAACTACTGACCAGTTTGGCGGGCAGGGTGGAAGCATCATCAGAGACGACGAATCTTGGAGAGGTAATGGGGACATAGGCAGGTAG
- the LOC100240985 gene encoding uncharacterized protein LOC100240985 isoform X1 yields MPPEPLPWDRKDFFKERKHERSESLGFSARWRDSHQGSREFARWGSAEVRRPPGHGKQGGWHIFPEESGHGFVPSRSSDKMVEDENSRPFTTRGDGNGKYSRNNREIRGSFSQKDWKGHPLETGNASPNMSGRSLAINDQRSVDDMLIHSDFVNGWDQLQLKDQHDKMGSVNGLGTGQRAERENSLSSIDWKPLKWTRSGSLSSRGSGFSHSSSSKSMGVDSNEARGDLQPRNVTPVQSPSGDAVACVASTAPSEETSSRKKPRLGWGEGLAKYERKKVEGPDESVNKNGIVFCTSNGESTHSLNSNLADKSPRVMGFSDCASPATPSSVACSSSPGMEEKSFSKAGNVDNDTSTLSGSPGPVSLNHLDGFSFILESLEPNQIANLGFSPIELLQSDDPSSVDSNFMRSTAMSKLLIWKGDISKSLEMTESEIDTLENELKSLKSGSGSSCPCPAASSSFPVEGKAKPCEEQGAASNLILRPAPLQIVPPGDMMTDKTLLGSDAMEDAHAEVKDEDIDSPGTATSKFVEPPCLVKTASPSDMVIQGECSGNLKITRSTNMEVELLVSGPNVEETGISTSGGDSRLLVESKTGARVSGDMGVLDDEEDKIYNLILASNKDCANRASEVFNKLLPQNQCQNDILGAANFACRQNDSLIKQKFAMRKRFLRFKEKVITLKFRVSQHVWKEDMRLLSIRKYRAKSQKKFELSLRTSHCGYQKHRSSIRSRFSSPAGNLSPVPTAEMINYTSKMLSESQMKLCRNILKMPALILDKKEKTASRFISSNGLVEDPCAVENERTMINPWTAEEKEIFMDKLAIFGKEFKKIASFLDHKTTADCVEFYYKNHKSDCFEKTKKKLELRKQGKSLSATTYLVTSGKKWNREMNAASLDMLGAASVMAARAGDSMENLQTCPGKFLLGAHHDYRTPHGDNGVVERSSSYDIIRNERETVAADVLAGICGSLSSEAMSSCITSSLDPGEGYRELRQKVGSGVKRPLTPEVTQSIDEETCSDESCGEMDPADWTDEEKCIFVQAVSSYGKDFAKISRCVRTRSRDQCKVFFSKARKCLGLDLIHPGPNVGTPESDDANGGGSDTEDACVVEAGSVICSNKSGSKMEEDSLLSVLNINPDESDFSGMKNLQTDLNRSYENNGIGRVDHKDDETVTNLVSDKCHQLEKTEQVFGDSNSLNGIDSKSLTLHVEKNGPCTKMEMDHESVSAVEATDPSDRSNAVSQAEDLTEGNLLPETSLNVRREENNDADTSGQMSLKCTVKDSEVKENALHQVPNSTSCPRFIFNSGCQDQVSVELDNQKPGVISLLQESSLMAEDSVPKDSSVIQYEKTLDQGMSPSTLDLKETKDKNKSIGVDEYHQHLSGHSLLNNAVNAELSQKVGGCPLQTPPKEDMNRDLSCKNPSSAAERLSKLDRDIQSSHSLAQDCYLQKCNGSKSHSLGTELPFLSQSLERTSNQTRAHGRSLSDTEKTSRNGDFKLFGQILSHPPSLQNPNSCSNENDDKGAHNPKLSSKSVNLKFTGHHCIDGNLGASKVDRNNYLGLENLPMSYGFWDGNRIQTGFSSLPDSTLLLAKYPAAFSNYPMSSSTKIEQQSLQTVVKSNERNLNGISVFPTRDMSSSNGVADYHQVFRGRDCTKLQPFTVDMKQRQDLFSEMQRRNGFEAVSSLQAPGRGMVGMNVVGRGGILVGGACTPSVSDPVAAIKMHYAKTTDQFGGQGGSIIRDDESWRGNGDIGR; encoded by the exons GCCATGGCAAGCAAGGAGGCTGGCACATCTTTCCTGAAGAATCAGGCCATGGTTTTGTACCTTCCCGGTCTAGTGATAAGATGGTAGAAGACGAAAATTCTAGGCCATTCACAACTCGTGGAGACGGGAATGGAAAATACAGCCGGAACAACAGGGAAATTAGAGGATCTTTTAGCCAGAAAGATTGGAAAGGTCATCCTTTGGAAACAGGCAATGCATCTCCAAACATGTCGGGAAGGTCTCTTGCTATAAATGATCAGAGGTCAGTCGACGATATGCTAATTCATTCTGATTTTGTAAACGGATGGGATCAACTTCAGTTGAAAGACCAACATGATAAGATGGGTAGTGTCAATGGGTTAGGCACAGGACAGAGAGCTGAGAGAGAGAACTCGTTGAGCTCTATTGATTGGAAGCCTCTAAAATGGACTCGGTCTGGAAGCTTGTCTTCACGGGGTTCTGGTTTCAGCCATTCAAGTAGCTCGAAGAGCATGGGGGTAGATTCTAATGAAGCCAGAGGAGACTTGCAGCCCAGAAATGTGACCCCCGTCCAGTCTCCTTCAGGGGATGCTGTTGCCTGTGTGGCATCTACTGCACCATCAGAAGAGACTTCTTCTAGGAAGAAGCCACGTCTTGGATGGGGGGAGGGGCTGGCAAAGTACGAGAGGAAGAAGGTTGAAGGTCCGGATGAAAGTGTGAACAAAAATGGCATTGTCTTCTGCACCAGTAATGGAGAGTCTACACATTCTCTCAACTCAAACTTGGCTGACAAGAGCCCTAGAGTTATGGGTTTCTCAGATTGTGCATCTCCGGCAACTCCATCTTCTGTTGCTTGTAGTTCTTCACCAG GTATGGAGGAAAAATCATTTAGCAAGGCTGGAAATGTTGATAATGATACTAGTACTTTAAGTGGTTCTCCTGGTCCTGTGTCTCTGAATCATCTTGATggattctcttttattttagaGAGTTTGGAGCCTAATCAAATAGCTAATTTGGGGTTTTCACCTATTGAGTTGCTGCAATCTGATGATCCAAGTTCAGTGGATTCTAATTTTATGAGATCTACTGCAATGAGTAAGTTGCTAATATGGAAAGGTGATATTTCAAAGTCCCTGGAGATGACTGAATCTGAAATTGATACACTTGAAAATGAACTCAAGTCATTGAAATCTGGGTCTGGAAGCAGTTGTCCTTGCCCAGCAGCTTCTAGCTCGTTTCCTGTGGAAGGTAAAGCAAAACCTTGTGAAGAGCAAGGAGCTGCCTCCAACCTAATCCTTAGGCCTGCTCCATTGCAAATTGTTCCGCCTGGTGATATGATGACAGATAAAACACTACTTGGTAGTGATGCCATGGAAGATGCTCATGCTGAAGTTAAAGATGAGGATATTGATAGTCCTGGAACTGCTACATCAAAATTTGTTGAACCACCATGTTTGGTGAAGACCGCTTCTCCATCTGATATGGTAATACAAGGTGAATGTTCTGggaatttgaaaataacaaGGTCCACAAACATGGAAGTTGAACTTTTGGTCTCTGGTCCAAATGTGGAAGAGACAGGCATATCTACTAGTGGAGGTGATAGCAGGTTGCTTGTTGAGAGTAAAACTGGTGCCCGTGTTTCAGGTGACATGGGTGTACTTGATGATGAGGAGGATaagatatataatttaatattggCTTCCAATAAGGATTGTGCAAATAGAGCTTCTGAAGTATTTAATAAGCTATTGCCACAGAATCAGTGTCAAAATGATATTTTAGGAGCTGCCAACTTCGCATGCAGACAGAATGATTCATtgattaaacaaaaatttgcAATGAGAAAGCGGTTCTTAAGATTCAAGGAGAAAGTTATTACACTTAAGTTTAGAGTCTCTCAGCATGTGTGGAAGGAAGATATGCGCTTGCTTTCTATTAGGAAATATCGTGCAAAATCTCAAAAGAAGTTTGAATTAAGCTTGAGGACATCACATTGTGGGTATCAGAAGCATCGGTCTTCCATTCGCTCTCGCTTCTCGTCTCCTG CAGGGAATTTGAGTCCTGTCCCTACAGCTGAGATGATAAATTATACAAGCAAGATGCTTTCCGAATCCCAGATGAAGCTTTGCAGGAACATATTGAAGATGCCAGCTTTGATCTTGGATAAGAAGGAAAAGACAGCATCAAGATTTATTTCTAGTAATGGATTAGTTGAAGATCCATGCGCTGTTGAGAATGAAAGGACTATGATCAACCCTTGGACAGCAGAAGAGAAGGAAATTTTCATGGATAAGTTGGCCATCTTTGGGAAAGAATTCAAAAAGATTGCTTCTTTCCTTGATCACAAGACTACTGCTGATTGTGTCGAATTCTACTATAAAAACCACAAATCAGATtgttttgagaaaacaaagaagaagcTAGAGCTTAGAAAGCAAGGGAAGTCCTTATCTGCAACTACCTATTTGGTGACATCAGGGAAAAAATGGAATCGTGAGATGAATGCTGCCTCCCTTGATATGCTGGGTGCAGCTTCAGTGATGGCAGCTCGTGCTGGTGACAGTATGGAAAATCTGCAGACTTGCCCTGGAAAGTTCCTTTTAGGAGCTCACCATGACTATAGAACACCACATGGTGACAATGGTGTCGTAGAACGGTCTAGCAGTTATGATATTATTCGTAATGAGAGGGAAACTGTGGCTGCTGATGTTTTGGCTGGTATCTGTGGTTCCCTGTCATCAGAGGCAATGAGTTCTTGTATCACAAGTTCTCTTGATCCTGGAGAAGGATATCGTGAGTTGAGGCAAAAAGTGGGTTCTGGAGTGAAACGGCCTTTGACTCCTGAGGTTACACAGAGTATTGATGAGGAGACCTGTTCCGATGAGAGTTGTGGAGAGATGGATCCTGCTGATTGGACGGATGAGGAGAAATGTATCTTTGTGCAGGCAGTATCATCCTATGGTAAGGATTTTGCAAAGATATCACGATGTGTCAGAACAAGGTCCAGGGATCAATGCAAGGTCTTCTTTAGCAAGGCTCGTAAGTGCCTTGGATTAGATCTGATACATCCTGGGCCTAATGTAGGAACACCAGAGAGTGATGATGCCAATGGAGGAGGGAGTGACACAGAAGATGCCTGTGTTGTGGAAGCCGGCTCAGTTATCTGCAGCAATAAATCAGGCTCTAAGATGGAAGAGGACTCACTGTTGTCTGTTTTGAACATAAACCCCGACGAGTCTGACTTTTCAGGGATGAAGAATCTGCAGACTGACCTTAACAGGTCATATGAGAACAATGGAATTGGACGAGTGGATCATAAAGATGATGAGACTGTTACTAATTTGGTTTCTGATAAATGTCATCAGCTGGAAAAAACTGAGCAAGTTTTTGGAGACAGCAATTCATTGAATGGCATTGACAGCAAGTCTCTAACATTGCACGTAGAGAAAAATGGGCCTTGTACAAAAATGGAAATGGATCATGAATCTGTGTCTGCTGTAGAGGCAACTGACCCCTCTGACAGATCAAATGCTGTATCGCAGGCTGAAGATTTGACTGAAGGGAATCTGTTACCTGAAACTAGTTTGAATGtgagaagagaagaaaataatgatGCAGATACAAGTGGCCAAATGTCCTTAAAATGTACTGTGAAAGATTCAgaagtaaaggaaaatgcatTGCACCAGGTTCCCAATTCAACTTCTTGTCCAAGATTCATTTTTAACTCTGGATGCCAAGATCAAGTTTCTGTGGAGTTGGATAACCAGAAGCCTGGAGTCATCTCATTGCTGCAGGAGAGTTCTCTTATGGCTGAAGATTCTGTACCAAAAGATTCTTCAGTCATTCAGTATGAGAAAACCCTTGATCAAGGTATGTCTCCTTCAACTCTTGATTTGAAAGAGACAAAGGATAAGAATAAATCTATTGGTGTGGATGAATATCACCAGCATCTGTCAGGACATTCTTTATTGAACAATGCAGTCAATGCTGAATTGTCCCAGAAGGTTGGGGGCTGTCCATTGCAGACACCCCCAAAGGAAGATATGAATCGGGATCTCAGTTGCAAAAATCCTTCTAGTGCTGCTGAAAGGCTCTCTAAGTTGGACAGGGATATTCAATCCAGTCACTCTTTAGCACAAGATTGCTATCTTCAGAAATGTAATGGTTCAAAATCTCACAGTTTGGGGACTGAGCTTCCTTTCCTATCACAGAGTCTAGAACGAACAAGCAACCAAACAAGAGCCCATGGGCGTAGTTTGTCCGATACAGAGAAAACAAGCAGGAATGGTGATTTTAAACTGTTTGGTCAGATTCTCAGCCACCCCCCTTCTCTGCAGAACCCAAATTCCTGTAGCAATGAGAATGATGATAAGGGGGCCCATAATCCTAAGTTAAGCAGCAAATCAGTTAACCTGAAATTCACCGGTCATCACTGCATTGACGGAAATCTAGGTGCCTCGAAGGTAGATCGTAATAATTATTTGGGCCTTGAGAATCTTCCCATGAGTTATGGTTTTTGGGATGGGAACAGGATACAAACAGGTTTCTCATCATTACCTGATTCAACCTTACTGCTGGCAAAATATCCTGCTGCGTTTAGTAATTATCCAATGTCGTCTTCCACCAAAATAGAGCAGCAGTCCTTGCAGACAGTTGTGAAGAGTAATGAACGGAATTTGAATGGCATATCAGTTTTCCCAACGAGGGATATGAGTAGCAGCAATGGGGTGGCAGATTATCATCAGGTATTCAGGGGCCGAGATTGTACAAAATTGCAGCCATTCACAGTAGATATGAAGCAGCGGCAAGACCTGTTCTCTGAGATGCAGAGACGAAATGGTTTTGAAGCAGTATCAAGTTTGCAAGCACCTGGAAGGGGAATGGTAGGAATGAATGTAGTTGGGAGAGGGGGTATTCTGGTAGGTGGAGCATGCACCCCCAGTGTTTCAGATCCAGTGGCCGCCATCAAAATGCACTATGCTAAAACTACTGACCAGTTTGGCGGGCAGGGTGGAAGCATCATCAGAGACGACGAATCTTGGAGAGGTAATGGGGACATAGGCAGGTAG